One Setaria italica strain Yugu1 chromosome II, Setaria_italica_v2.0, whole genome shotgun sequence DNA segment encodes these proteins:
- the LOC101770796 gene encoding F-box/FBD/LRR-repeat protein At1g16930, protein MQLRSGRRLVPSRPSAAPQGGARRGCPRRRPEEGDGGGEDRLSGLPEELILEVLDRLGCAREAARTSGLSRRWRGLWTHLPVLTFDGMNPDSLGGALARVRPERNRLVIRIYPGATLSAARVSSLLNASARIAPKELVVELDRYSRGVRVKLPRLIQNLASALSEAGKFAALESLALVPCCVDPSDLLPLCPCLRRFEAQCHYNWTLDTLEVHSESLEELVLGIQHRSSMPQHVNIATPMLKKFMLRSYGFRFAMSFLAPKVEEFSLEMECGLSRVGFGEKWHLLWLSMATAWTNRYGQFPRVRVHTLSLTIAARDRYSAAAQSFAQEIARLPVSHFSVLELRLRTEGRGFGALVLHLLLLRTTIEA, encoded by the exons ATGCAGCTCCGGTCAGGCCGCCGCCTAGTCCCGTCGCGGCCGTCTGCGGCGCCGCAAGGAGGTGCCCGTCGCGGCTgtccccggcggcgcccagAGGAAGGCGACGGCGGTGGTGAGGACCGGCTCAGTGGCCTACCCGAGGAGCTGATCCTAGAGGTGCTCGACCGCCTCGGTTGTGCCCGTGAAGCTGCGCGCACTAGCGGCCTCTCCCGCCGCTGGCGTGGCCTCTGGACCCACCTTCCCGTCCTGACCTTCGACGGCATGAATCCCGATTCGCTCGGCGGCGCGCTCGCCCGGGTGCGCCCCGAGCGGAACCGCCTCGTCATCCGCATCTACCCGGGTGCCACGCTCTCCGCCGCGCGTGTCTCCTCGCTGCTCAACGCCTCGGCCCGGATCGCGCCGAAGGAGCTCGTCGTCGAGCTGGATAGGTACAGCCGCGGCGTCCGCGTCAAGCTGCCGCGCTTGATCCAGAACCTTGCCTCTGCACTCTCCGAGGCCGGCAAGTTCGCCGCGCTCGAGAGCCTGGCTCTCGTCCCGTGCTGTGTCGACCCGAGCGACCTGCTCCCCCTCTGCCCGTGCCTGCGCAGGTTTGAGGCGCAGTGCCACTATAACTGGACTCTCGACACGCTCGAGGTCCATTCGGAGTCACTCGAGGAGCTCGTCTTGGGAATCCAACATCGGTCGTCCATGCCACAGCATGTCAACATTGCGACGCCCATGCTCAAGAAGTTCATGTTGAGATCCTACGGGTTCCGCTTCGCCATGTCCTTCTTGGCGCCCAAGGTGGAGGAGTTTTCATTGGAGATGGAGTGTGGTTTGTCCAGAGTTGGGTTTGGCGAGAAATGGCACCTCCTGTGGTTGAGCATGGCCACGGCGTGGACTAACAGATATGGGCAGTTCCCTCGAGTCCGCGTCCACACCCTGTCCCTGACGATAGCAGCCCGCGAT CGCTATTCTGCTGCAGCGCAGAGCTTCGCGCAGGAAATAGCACGTCTTCCAGTGTCCCACTTCTCTGTGTTGGAGTTGCGTCTCCGAACGGAGGGGCGTGGTTTTGGAGCGCTTGTGTTGCACCTGCTCCTGCTTCGAACCACCATAGAGGCTTAA